One genomic window of Providencia hangzhouensis includes the following:
- a CDS encoding major outer membrane lipoprotein: protein MIRTKIVLGSIVLASALLAGCSNSTEVQKLSSDVQTLNGKVDQLSNDVQSLRSDVQTAQEEAARANQRLDNQVRTYKK from the coding sequence ATGATTCGTACTAAAATTGTACTGGGCTCTATCGTATTAGCTTCAGCATTACTAGCGGGTTGTTCTAACAGCACTGAAGTGCAAAAACTCTCTTCAGACGTACAAACTCTGAATGGTAAAGTTGATCAACTGAGCAACGACGTTCAGTCTCTGCGTTCTGACGTACAGACAGCTCAAGAAGAAGCAGCACGTGCTAACCAACGTTTAGACAACCAAGTTCGTACTTACAAAAAATAA
- a CDS encoding MATE family efflux transporter, with the protein MQKYFTEARSLLALGIPIVLAQFSQTAMGFVDTVMAGSVSEIEMSAVAVGFSIWLPAILFGQGILMALTPIVAQMNGSGRRNLIGDQIQQGLWLALLLALGIMCLLYNSQLIISNMPHIDKELADKSVRFLHAIMWGAPGYLFYQVYRSQCEGLSKTKPGMVIGFLGLMINIPINYIFIYGHFGAPALGGVGCGVATASVYWAMCLMMRWYVKRATAQRDIRPTLSFTSPNPLILKRIIVLGTPIGLALFFEVTLFAVVALLVAPLGVVAVAGHQVALNFSSVMFMFPLSLGIAATIRVGYNLGQKSTEAAKVSSYTGITVGLMVACFTAVLTAVFREPIAMMYNKNPEVVVLASSLMLYAAIYQLSDSVQVIGAGILRGYKDTRSIFFITFTAYWLLGLPSGYILALTDFIAPAMGPKGFWIGFIIGLSAAAIGMATRIIWIHKQTEDVVLLRSAR; encoded by the coding sequence GTGCAGAAATATTTTACAGAAGCGCGTAGCTTGTTGGCACTTGGTATTCCTATCGTTTTAGCTCAATTTTCACAAACTGCAATGGGGTTTGTGGATACGGTTATGGCTGGAAGTGTTAGTGAAATTGAGATGTCCGCAGTTGCAGTTGGGTTTTCCATCTGGCTGCCAGCTATTCTTTTTGGCCAAGGAATTTTGATGGCATTAACCCCAATCGTTGCACAAATGAATGGGTCAGGCCGTCGCAACCTAATAGGCGACCAAATTCAACAAGGTCTATGGTTAGCGCTACTTTTAGCCTTAGGCATTATGTGCCTTCTTTATAACAGTCAGCTTATTATTAGCAATATGCCCCATATTGATAAAGAATTGGCAGATAAATCTGTCCGTTTTTTACATGCCATTATGTGGGGAGCACCAGGCTACTTATTTTACCAAGTATATCGTAGCCAATGTGAAGGGCTTTCAAAAACCAAGCCGGGGATGGTGATTGGTTTTCTTGGCCTAATGATTAATATTCCTATTAACTATATCTTTATTTATGGTCACTTTGGTGCACCTGCTTTAGGTGGTGTGGGTTGTGGTGTCGCCACTGCATCAGTGTATTGGGCTATGTGTCTGATGATGAGATGGTATGTGAAACGTGCTACTGCGCAGCGTGATATTCGCCCTACACTCTCTTTCACATCGCCAAATCCATTAATCTTAAAGCGAATTATCGTGTTAGGTACGCCTATTGGTCTGGCACTTTTCTTTGAAGTCACTTTATTTGCTGTCGTTGCACTGCTAGTCGCCCCATTAGGTGTTGTTGCAGTAGCTGGTCACCAAGTTGCGTTGAATTTCAGTTCTGTGATGTTTATGTTCCCATTATCATTAGGAATAGCAGCAACCATTCGCGTAGGTTATAACTTAGGACAGAAATCGACTGAAGCTGCTAAAGTTTCATCTTATACTGGTATTACTGTTGGCTTAATGGTCGCTTGTTTTACTGCAGTTCTCACCGCCGTTTTCCGTGAGCCGATTGCAATGATGTATAACAAAAACCCAGAGGTAGTTGTTTTAGCAAGCAGCTTAATGTTATACGCCGCTATTTATCAGCTGTCAGATTCTGTGCAAGTTATAGGTGCCGGAATTTTACGTGGTTATAAAGATACTCGTTCCATTTTCTTTATTACCTTCACCGCATATTGGTTACTTGGCTTGCCTTCTGGTTATATTTTAGCGTTAACTGATTTTATCGCACCGGCTATGGGGCCTAAAGGCTTCTGGATTGGCTTTATTATTGGTTTAAGTGCCGCTGCAATAGGAATGGCAACACGAATTATATGGATCCATAAGCAAACAGAGGATGTTGTCTTACTTCGCTCAGCTCGCTAA
- a CDS encoding putative quinol monooxygenase, whose product MSIVVYAQITTERTDGYLTKEIVRDLAKLSRREKGCIQYDLMAKENGYIVFEEWEDTQALEMHKNSPHFRRLVEAIERDNASFSVNFSEK is encoded by the coding sequence ATGAGTATTGTTGTGTATGCCCAAATTACAACAGAAAGGACAGATGGGTATTTAACGAAAGAAATCGTTCGCGACTTAGCAAAACTGAGCCGCCGAGAGAAAGGATGCATTCAATATGATCTTATGGCTAAAGAAAATGGTTATATTGTTTTTGAGGAATGGGAAGACACTCAAGCATTAGAGATGCATAAAAATAGTCCGCATTTCAGGCGATTAGTTGAAGCAATTGAACGTGATAACGCCAGCTTCTCTGTCAACTTCAGTGAAAAATGA
- the pykF gene encoding pyruvate kinase PykF: MKKTKIVCTIGPKTESEEKLTQLLDAGMNVMRLNFSHGDYEEHGQRIKNLRSVCAKTGKQAAILLDTKGPEIRTMKLEGGNDVSLVAGQTFTFTTDTSVVGNKDKVAVTYAGLTSDLKVGNTVLVDDGLIGMKVTNVTATEVVCEVLNNGDLGEKKGVNLPGVSIGLPALAEKDKEDLVFGCQQGVDFVAASFIRKRSDVEEIRAHLKKHGGENIQIISKIENQEGLNNFDEILEASDGIMVARGDLGVEIPVEEVIFAQKMMIEKCVAARKVVITATQMLDSMIKNPRPTRAEAGDVANAILDGTDAVMLSGESAKGKYPVEAVTIMATICERTDRIMQTRIDNQKPSQRLRVTEAVCRGAVEMSEKLDVPLIVVATYGGKSAKSVRKYFPTAPILALTTNEETARQLLLVKGVIPMIVGGFTSTDDFYREGKRAALESGLAAPGDAVVMVSGALVQSGTTNTSSVHVL, encoded by the coding sequence ATGAAAAAAACCAAAATTGTTTGTACTATCGGTCCAAAAACCGAATCAGAAGAAAAACTGACTCAACTTCTTGATGCTGGCATGAATGTCATGCGCCTCAACTTTTCTCACGGTGACTATGAAGAACATGGTCAACGAATCAAAAACCTTCGTTCTGTTTGTGCCAAAACCGGCAAACAAGCAGCTATTCTGTTAGATACCAAAGGCCCTGAAATTCGCACCATGAAATTGGAAGGTGGTAACGATGTTTCACTCGTTGCGGGTCAAACTTTTACATTTACTACCGATACCTCTGTTGTAGGCAATAAAGATAAAGTTGCCGTGACCTACGCAGGCTTAACTTCAGATTTAAAAGTTGGCAATACCGTATTAGTTGATGATGGCTTAATTGGCATGAAAGTGACTAATGTCACTGCAACTGAAGTCGTTTGTGAAGTTTTAAATAACGGTGACCTCGGAGAGAAAAAAGGGGTTAACCTGCCAGGCGTTTCTATTGGCTTACCTGCATTAGCAGAGAAAGATAAAGAAGATTTAGTTTTTGGTTGCCAACAAGGTGTTGATTTTGTTGCTGCTTCATTTATTCGTAAACGCTCAGATGTCGAAGAAATTCGAGCTCACCTGAAAAAACATGGTGGTGAGAACATCCAAATCATTTCTAAAATTGAAAACCAAGAAGGTTTGAATAATTTTGATGAGATTTTAGAAGCCTCTGACGGCATCATGGTTGCTCGCGGTGACTTAGGGGTCGAAATCCCGGTTGAAGAAGTTATTTTCGCCCAAAAAATGATGATTGAAAAATGTGTTGCTGCGCGTAAAGTCGTGATTACTGCTACACAAATGTTAGATTCAATGATCAAAAACCCACGTCCTACTCGTGCAGAAGCGGGTGACGTAGCCAATGCTATTTTGGATGGTACTGATGCAGTTATGCTTTCAGGTGAAAGTGCGAAAGGTAAATACCCTGTAGAAGCCGTAACTATTATGGCGACTATCTGTGAGCGTACTGACCGCATCATGCAAACTCGTATCGATAATCAAAAACCAAGCCAACGCTTACGTGTCACTGAGGCTGTATGTCGTGGTGCAGTGGAAATGTCTGAAAAATTAGATGTTCCACTAATCGTTGTAGCAACCTACGGCGGTAAGTCTGCTAAGTCTGTTCGTAAATATTTCCCTACTGCACCAATCCTCGCGTTAACGACTAATGAAGAAACTGCACGTCAGTTATTGTTAGTAAAAGGTGTGATCCCAATGATAGTTGGCGGATTTACATCTACAGATGACTTTTATCGTGAAGGTAAACGCGCAGCTCTAGAAAGTGGATTAGCGGCTCCTGGTGATGCTGTTGTGATGGTTTCCGGTGCGTTAGTACAAAGCGGTACAACCAATACCTCTTCAGTTCACGTGCTGTAA
- the sufS gene encoding cysteine desulfurase SufS: protein MLFNVASVRQDFPALSQSVNNHPLVYLDSAASAQKPLQVIEKESEFTLHQYAAVHRGIHTLSANATTMMEEVRQKAAAFIHAASNEEIVFVKGTTEGINLVANSFGRKYFHEGDNIVITEMEHHANIVPWYMLAEEIGFEIRVIPISDDGRLQLEVLNDVIDSRTRLLSFTHISNVLGTVNPVQEIIKQARAIAASKGGEITVLVDGAQGAMHQQVDVQALDCDFYVFSGHKLYGPTGIGILYGKKAILDMMPPWEGGGAMIRQVSLTKGITFADAPWRFEAGTPNVSAIIGLGAAFDYLNALNLSDVFAHEAEVMAYASKKLQEIPSVILYGNDQREGVLAFNLGKHHAYDVGSFLDRYGIAIRTGHHCALPLMEHYQVPAMCRASVGIYTTKEEIDSLCNALQRIKKLLG from the coding sequence ATGCTATTCAATGTCGCTTCAGTCAGGCAGGATTTCCCTGCCTTATCTCAGTCTGTCAATAATCATCCATTAGTCTATTTGGATAGTGCAGCAAGTGCACAAAAGCCTTTGCAAGTCATTGAAAAAGAGAGTGAATTTACGCTGCATCAATATGCCGCGGTTCACCGCGGTATACATACTCTCAGTGCAAATGCCACGACAATGATGGAAGAGGTTCGTCAAAAAGCGGCCGCTTTCATTCACGCAGCTTCAAATGAAGAAATTGTGTTTGTTAAAGGCACAACGGAAGGTATTAACCTAGTAGCAAATAGTTTTGGTCGAAAGTATTTCCATGAAGGGGACAATATTGTCATCACTGAAATGGAACATCATGCGAATATTGTACCTTGGTATATGTTAGCTGAAGAAATTGGTTTTGAAATCCGAGTTATCCCAATTTCTGATGATGGTAGGCTACAGTTAGAGGTATTAAATGATGTCATTGATTCACGCACGCGATTATTGAGCTTTACACATATCTCTAATGTATTGGGAACAGTTAATCCCGTACAGGAGATAATCAAGCAAGCACGAGCAATTGCTGCCTCAAAAGGCGGTGAAATCACGGTATTGGTTGATGGTGCGCAAGGTGCAATGCATCAGCAGGTTGATGTACAAGCTTTAGACTGTGATTTCTATGTGTTTTCAGGTCACAAGCTATATGGCCCGACGGGTATTGGTATCCTTTATGGTAAAAAAGCTATTTTGGATATGATGCCACCATGGGAAGGTGGTGGGGCGATGATCCGCCAAGTCAGCCTGACCAAAGGGATCACTTTTGCTGACGCACCTTGGCGCTTTGAAGCGGGAACACCTAATGTAAGCGCAATTATTGGTTTAGGGGCGGCATTTGATTATTTAAATGCACTAAATTTATCTGATGTGTTTGCTCATGAAGCTGAAGTGATGGCTTATGCTTCTAAGAAATTGCAAGAAATACCTTCAGTTATATTATATGGCAATGACCAACGGGAAGGTGTTCTGGCTTTCAATTTAGGCAAGCACCATGCTTATGATGTTGGGTCTTTCCTTGACAGGTATGGCATTGCAATCCGTACTGGGCATCATTGTGCTTTACCATTAATGGAACATTACCAAGTTCCCGCTATGTGCCGCGCTTCTGTAGGGATATACACCACTAAAGAAGAAATCGATTCTTTATGCAATGCGTTACAGCGCATCAAAAAATTGTTAGGCTAA
- a CDS encoding helix-turn-helix transcriptional regulator, which translates to MMLKQYYPPDELKSFVSSILIIKEFTEAIKIFPGTGAEIWVSSDAFRMTTDNDSITDPYQLIIPRVNTFTASPNHSKVMVLRIRHDALRFLLPQRTLNYTDTPIALNEIWKDRWFEALANSSFKELLDCFNRTKAKKKPHFIDEVLELLYRNPTKKITEIAEETGLHVRVIQKEFLKEYGITPKRYQINCRLEHVLKSMVVEQDTYRWFETGYYDQSHFYRDFKRYFTMTPSAFLKSSYSLFYNTKTKYPLR; encoded by the coding sequence ATGATGTTAAAACAGTACTATCCACCAGATGAATTAAAATCCTTTGTTAGTTCTATTTTGATAATCAAAGAGTTTACAGAAGCAATTAAAATTTTCCCTGGAACAGGTGCTGAAATCTGGGTTTCATCAGATGCATTTCGCATGACAACTGATAACGATTCAATAACAGACCCTTACCAGCTGATTATTCCTAGGGTTAATACATTTACTGCTAGCCCTAATCATTCAAAAGTAATGGTATTACGTATTCGTCATGATGCCTTACGTTTTCTACTGCCTCAAAGAACATTAAACTATACTGACACCCCAATCGCACTAAATGAGATATGGAAAGACCGCTGGTTTGAAGCTTTAGCTAATTCTTCATTTAAAGAGTTGTTAGATTGCTTTAATAGGACTAAAGCTAAGAAAAAGCCTCACTTCATTGATGAAGTTTTAGAATTACTGTATCGAAATCCAACAAAAAAAATCACAGAAATTGCTGAAGAGACAGGATTACACGTCCGAGTCATTCAAAAAGAGTTTTTGAAAGAATACGGCATTACACCAAAAAGGTACCAGATCAATTGCCGCTTAGAACATGTTTTAAAAAGTATGGTAGTAGAACAAGACACCTACCGTTGGTTTGAAACAGGGTATTATGATCAATCCCACTTTTACCGTGATTTTAAAAGATACTTTACTATGACGCCGTCGGCATTTTTAAAATCGAGTTATTCGCTTTTTTACAATACAAAAACTAAGTACCCATTAAGATAG
- a CDS encoding L,D-transpeptidase family protein produces MKRVLTVASLFVMSALLAPAQAKEYPLPDSNTRLIGENYTYIVPNDGRPLEAIASEHQIGLLGMLEANPGTDPYLPEAGKELIIPAQMLLPSTPRTGIVINLAELRLYYYPANSEEVIVYPIGIGQLGRDTPEMVTSVSQSIKDPTWTPTANIRKNYAKEGITLPAVVPAGPENPMGLYALRLAYGRGEYLIHGTNADFGIGMRVSSGCIRLRPDDIEALFKTVPKGTRVQVIDQPVKYSKETDGSYYIEVHQPLSRTSNDDPQTMPIKLTDDFKRFLENEGVDKALVEKELARRSGMPVRVNNDQGNSSSDSETQHEGLVPIEPFTISQPQPIYDHKVSAVLPTKYRSSSVVE; encoded by the coding sequence ATGAAAAGAGTTTTGACGGTGGCAAGTTTGTTTGTCATGAGCGCCTTATTGGCTCCAGCTCAAGCAAAAGAATATCCATTACCTGACAGTAACACTCGACTTATCGGGGAAAATTACACGTATATCGTACCCAATGACGGGCGTCCACTGGAAGCCATTGCCAGTGAGCACCAAATTGGGCTACTAGGCATGCTTGAAGCAAACCCTGGAACGGACCCGTATCTTCCTGAAGCTGGAAAAGAGCTTATCATTCCAGCACAAATGTTGTTACCGTCAACGCCAAGAACCGGAATTGTGATTAACTTAGCGGAGCTGCGTTTATATTATTATCCGGCGAACAGCGAAGAAGTGATTGTTTACCCTATAGGTATTGGCCAATTAGGTCGTGATACACCTGAAATGGTAACTTCAGTAAGCCAATCAATTAAAGATCCAACATGGACGCCAACGGCGAACATCCGTAAAAATTATGCTAAAGAAGGTATAACGCTTCCTGCTGTCGTTCCAGCAGGTCCTGAAAACCCAATGGGCTTGTATGCATTACGACTAGCATATGGGCGTGGTGAATATCTGATCCACGGTACTAATGCAGATTTTGGTATTGGTATGCGGGTGAGCTCCGGTTGTATTCGTTTACGTCCTGATGATATTGAAGCGTTATTCAAGACAGTACCAAAAGGAACTCGTGTCCAAGTTATTGATCAGCCTGTAAAATACTCCAAAGAAACTGATGGCAGTTATTACATTGAGGTGCATCAGCCATTATCTCGGACAAGTAATGATGACCCACAAACAATGCCAATCAAACTGACTGACGATTTCAAGCGTTTTCTGGAAAATGAAGGGGTTGATAAGGCTTTAGTAGAAAAAGAGCTAGCAAGGCGTTCTGGGATGCCTGTGCGTGTGAATAATGATCAGGGTAATAGTTCTTCAGACTCTGAAACGCAGCACGAAGGGTTAGTGCCTATTGAACCTTTTACTATTTCACAGCCACAGCCTATCTATGACCATAAAGTCAGCGCAGTGCTTCCTACTAAATATCGCTCTTCCTCTGTAGTTGAATAA
- the sufE gene encoding cysteine desulfuration protein SufE — protein MPALPDESKLLRNFSRCQDWEERYLYMIELGGRLPELSEAQRSDNNLIAGCQSQVWIDMQKQADGTITFAGDSDAAIVKGLVAIVIILFQGKTAQQILALDVKSFFEQLALEQHLTPSRTQGLNAMIRTILSRAAQLV, from the coding sequence ATGCCCGCATTACCCGATGAAAGTAAGTTATTACGTAATTTCTCTCGCTGTCAGGACTGGGAGGAGCGTTACCTCTATATGATAGAGCTAGGGGGGCGTTTACCTGAACTCTCTGAGGCACAAAGAAGCGATAATAATTTAATCGCTGGATGCCAAAGCCAAGTGTGGATTGATATGCAAAAACAAGCGGACGGTACAATTACGTTTGCAGGTGACAGCGATGCAGCCATCGTTAAAGGGCTAGTTGCCATTGTTATTATTCTTTTTCAAGGTAAAACAGCGCAACAAATATTAGCACTCGATGTGAAGTCATTTTTTGAACAATTAGCATTAGAGCAGCATTTAACACCTTCACGTACCCAAGGTTTGAATGCGATGATCCGCACAATTTTATCGCGAGCGGCACAATTAGTATAA
- a CDS encoding riboflavin synthase, with translation MFTGIVQATAPIVEITERANFRTHVMKFTPELLIGLETGASVAHNGCCLTVTKIDGERVSFDLIKETLRLTNLGELQEGDVVNIERAAKYGDEIGGHVVSGHIMTTAEISKIFTSEDNHQIWLSIRDKSLMKYILHKGFVAIDGISLTVGDVINNRFCVHLIPETLERTTLGKKRLGDKINIEIDPQTQAIVDTVERVLNQKEQEKLLQQAEEMADIAKTE, from the coding sequence ATGTTTACAGGCATTGTTCAAGCGACTGCTCCTATTGTTGAAATTACAGAAAGGGCCAACTTTCGAACTCATGTAATGAAATTTACCCCAGAATTACTTATAGGTTTAGAAACAGGGGCTTCCGTTGCACATAATGGTTGTTGTTTGACGGTAACAAAGATTGATGGTGAAAGAGTTAGTTTTGATCTAATTAAAGAAACCCTGAGATTAACTAACTTGGGGGAATTACAAGAAGGTGATGTTGTTAATATCGAACGGGCTGCAAAATATGGTGACGAAATCGGTGGCCATGTTGTTTCAGGTCATATTATGACAACAGCTGAAATTAGTAAGATCTTCACATCTGAAGATAACCACCAGATTTGGTTATCAATTCGTGATAAATCTTTGATGAAATATATTTTGCATAAAGGCTTTGTCGCGATTGACGGTATCAGTTTAACGGTCGGAGATGTAATCAACAATCGGTTCTGCGTACATCTCATCCCTGAAACATTAGAGAGAACAACATTAGGTAAAAAACGGTTGGGTGATAAAATAAATATTGAGATAGACCCTCAAACTCAGGCTATTGTTGATACCGTTGAGCGTGTTTTAAATCAAAAAGAACAAGAAAAATTACTACAGCAAGCAGAAGAGATGGCGGACATAGCGAAAACAGAGTAA